One Campylobacter sputorum subsp. sputorum DNA segment encodes these proteins:
- a CDS encoding DUF6844 domain-containing protein: MFKNLKLLSICAIFAMSLCANEVTTNSVAEIPANEVEAQNAMSDASAQDITPKSIEDFFDEFANEYGISYGESINGKTFFSAKATAMVGTNDADFAKALSVAYNEAFLNLQIDFIRDTYGKQAAQTLRKTFTDNSTNAKEFEKLPPESIFAQLLTKISELAGAKLDEMLTNLGVDFQKGLSEERKKILMAENLVKNIQTTAMGQISGLVPIQTAVTKDGSTYDIGVIAVMSEKTVQIARDMKFKRNSIIKGKGKNIKEFLPTTNDGFLDEFGIRLVYDENGAPVILSYGRWGYIKNSSDEYVNKRQKDIAQKQAAAQADAAISEFVALSLSLKENSQSGKDVEHALTQLITSGNTQESEKVAKNIIDIASSEVKATSNMQLKGIRTLKRWSASDKNNVEHVGVVRFYSYANVKNTNEVLGIQNGKNSNQTQQKAVKKSQDVSSKSKMVNDLDDF, translated from the coding sequence ATGTTTAAAAATTTAAAATTACTATCTATTTGTGCAATTTTTGCAATGTCTTTATGTGCAAATGAAGTAACAACAAATAGCGTTGCTGAGATTCCTGCAAATGAAGTTGAGGCTCAAAATGCTATGAGTGATGCATCCGCTCAAGATATCACGCCAAAAAGCATTGAAGATTTTTTTGATGAGTTTGCAAATGAGTATGGTATAAGTTATGGAGAGAGTATAAATGGTAAAACATTTTTTAGTGCAAAAGCAACTGCAATGGTAGGTACAAACGATGCTGATTTTGCTAAGGCACTATCTGTTGCATATAATGAGGCATTTTTAAATTTACAAATAGATTTTATAAGAGATACTTATGGCAAACAAGCGGCTCAAACTTTAAGAAAAACTTTTACTGATAACTCTACAAATGCAAAAGAATTTGAAAAACTTCCACCTGAGAGCATATTTGCTCAGCTTTTGACAAAAATCTCAGAATTAGCTGGTGCTAAACTTGATGAGATGCTAACAAATCTAGGTGTTGATTTTCAAAAAGGTCTTAGCGAAGAGAGAAAAAAGATTTTGATGGCTGAAAATTTAGTAAAAAATATCCAAACAACTGCTATGGGACAAATTTCGGGCTTAGTTCCGATTCAAACCGCAGTTACAAAAGATGGTTCTACTTATGATATAGGCGTTATTGCTGTAATGAGCGAAAAAACAGTTCAAATCGCAAGAGATATGAAATTTAAAAGAAATTCTATCATAAAAGGCAAAGGTAAAAATATAAAAGAGTTTTTACCTACTACAAATGATGGATTTTTAGATGAATTTGGTATCCGCTTGGTTTATGATGAAAATGGAGCGCCAGTGATTTTGAGTTATGGTAGATGGGGATATATTAAAAATAGCTCAGATGAGTATGTAAATAAAAGGCAAAAAGATATAGCACAAAAACAAGCAGCCGCTCAAGCCGATGCAGCAATTAGCGAGTTTGTAGCTTTAAGCCTGTCTTTAAAAGAAAATTCTCAAAGTGGAAAAGATGTAGAGCATGCACTAACTCAGCTAATCACATCTGGAAATACTCAAGAGAGTGAAAAAGTTGCAAAAAATATCATAGATATAGCTTCAAGTGAAGTAAAAGCAACCTCAAATATGCAACTAAAGGGCATAAGAACACTAAAAAGATGGTCAGCATCTGATAAAAATAATGTCGAACATGTTGGAGTTGTAAGATTTTACTCTTATGCGAATGTTAAAAATACAAATGAAGTTTTAGGTATTCAAAATGGTAAAAATTCAAATCAAACACAACAAAAAGCCGTAAAAAAGTCACAAGATGTTTCAAGTAAAAGTAAAATGGTAAATGATTTGGATGATTTTTAG
- a CDS encoding TSUP family transporter encodes MEFEIWQFGIFFIAAFLGGFVDAIAGGGGLICLPALLAMNVPPHIALATNKLQGSFGTFTAAANFWAKGYIDKKEIITGIIFTFIGACSGTTLVLFIDAKFLNYIIPFLLIGIFIYTIFSPNLGEKDTKARMSPKPFYIIFGLILGFYDGFFGPGAGSFWTFALVGVLGLYMKKAVAHTKVLNFVSNFVSLVVFIFGGQILWLVGFIMALGQILGGYFGSNFVIKKDVKWIKTIFLIIVALTILKIIYGFIF; translated from the coding sequence ATGGAATTTGAAATTTGGCAATTTGGTATATTTTTTATAGCTGCATTTTTGGGTGGTTTTGTAGATGCTATAGCAGGAGGTGGCGGACTTATCTGTTTGCCAGCACTTCTAGCTATGAATGTTCCTCCACATATTGCACTTGCTACAAATAAATTGCAAGGAAGTTTTGGGACTTTTACGGCTGCTGCAAATTTTTGGGCAAAAGGTTATATCGACAAAAAAGAGATAATAACTGGGATAATTTTTACATTTATAGGTGCGTGTAGTGGAACAACACTTGTGCTTTTTATAGATGCGAAATTTTTAAACTACATAATCCCTTTTTTGCTTATTGGTATTTTTATCTATACAATTTTTTCGCCAAATTTAGGCGAGAAAGACACAAAAGCTAGAATGTCTCCAAAGCCTTTTTATATCATTTTTGGACTGATTTTAGGATTTTATGATGGCTTTTTTGGACCTGGGGCTGGATCATTTTGGACATTTGCATTAGTTGGCGTTCTTGGACTTTATATGAAAAAAGCCGTTGCACACACTAAGGTTTTAAATTTCGTCTCAAATTTCGTCTCTTTGGTTGTTTTTATATTTGGCGGACAAATTCTTTGGCTTGTTGGATTTATAATGGCATTAGGTCAAATTTTAGGCGGATATTTTGGCTCAAATTTTGTTATTAAAAAAGATGTAAAATGGATAAAGACAATATTTTTAATCATAGTTGCTTTAACCATTTTAAAAATTATTTATGGATTTATATTTTAA
- a CDS encoding DUF1425 domain-containing protein, translating to MQVFKWFLFGFLLFFVGCSSNQNAMQNNEINVKNGSHIIFDDKSLQKWLRLDDVNVVKRSDDLIEFDVTFTNTSSSNKLVSYKVIWKDENGFTQKTIMSKWTKTLVEEGRSLNIHGISPSVKSKDFEIMLQEPTDDDENRNDSYHKQYSH from the coding sequence ATGCAAGTATTTAAATGGTTTTTGTTTGGTTTTTTACTGTTTTTTGTTGGATGTTCTAGCAATCAAAATGCAATGCAAAACAATGAAATAAATGTAAAAAATGGTTCACATATTATATTTGATGATAAATCTTTGCAAAAATGGCTTAGATTAGATGATGTCAATGTTGTAAAAAGAAGTGACGATTTGATTGAATTTGATGTTACTTTTACAAATACAAGTAGTTCAAATAAGTTAGTAAGTTATAAAGTGATTTGGAAAGATGAAAATGGTTTTACGCAAAAAACTATTATGTCAAAATGGACAAAAACTTTGGTTGAAGAGGGTAGATCTCTTAATATCCATGGCATTTCTCCTAGTGTTAAATCAAAGGATTTTGAGATAATGCTACAAGAACCAACAGATGATGATGAAAATCGCAATGATTCGTATCATAAACAATATTCACATTAA
- the lpoB gene encoding penicillin-binding protein activator LpoB — MKKTLIFTSLLAILLLSGCTKQPQYIGDGSGSSVAPVTMGIDKGDFEKAAMDATQSLLSSGALNKPGGGRYVVAIDQVINDTTQRIDTDMLIKKIRIAMLKSGKAVVTSAIKVGGAESTLSHSVRDLRDNDEINQNTIAKKGTMIAPDMGLSGKIIQRNAKTIKGDQLVEYYFQLTLTELASGLAFWEDEIVVGKLGSNKTVTW; from the coding sequence ATGAAAAAAACTTTAATTTTTACCTCTTTGTTAGCTATTTTGCTTTTGAGCGGTTGTACAAAACAACCTCAATATATAGGCGATGGCAGTGGATCAAGCGTTGCACCCGTAACTATGGGTATAGATAAGGGTGATTTTGAAAAAGCAGCAATGGACGCAACGCAAAGTTTATTATCAAGCGGTGCTTTAAATAAGCCAGGTGGCGGTAGATATGTAGTAGCAATTGATCAGGTTATCAATGATACAACACAAAGAATTGATACTGATATGCTTATTAAAAAAATTAGAATAGCTATGTTAAAAAGCGGTAAAGCAGTTGTAACATCGGCTATAAAAGTAGGCGGCGCAGAATCAACACTTAGTCACTCGGTTAGAGATTTAAGAGATAATGATGAGATAAATCAAAATACAATAGCCAAAAAAGGCACTATGATAGCACCGGATATGGGGCTTAGCGGTAAAATCATTCAAAGAAATGCAAAAACTATCAAGGGCGATCAATTAGTAGAATACTACTTTCAGCTTACATTAACAGAGCTTGCTAGCGGATTAGCATTTTGGGAAGATGAGATTGTTGTTGGCAAACTTGGCTCAAATAAAACAGTAACTTGGTGA
- a CDS encoding ArsR/SmtB family transcription factor has protein sequence MDFCEVSIIHQDIVKNVMKNMPEDDSLERLADFFKIFSDSTRVRILWALSQNEMCVCDIAYLLSMSNSSISHQLRVLKQGGFVKNRRDGKVVYYSLRDEHISTILNQSLIHINE, from the coding sequence ATGGATTTTTGTGAAGTTAGCATAATACATCAAGATATAGTAAAAAATGTAATGAAAAATATGCCAGAAGACGATAGTTTAGAGCGTTTGGCGGATTTTTTTAAAATTTTTTCAGATAGCACAAGGGTGCGAATACTTTGGGCTTTAAGTCAAAATGAAATGTGTGTTTGTGATATAGCATACCTTTTAAGTATGAGTAATTCAAGCATATCTCATCAGTTAAGGGTGCTTAAACAAGGCGGTTTTGTTAAAAATAGACGAGATGGCAAAGTTGTGTATTATAGTTTAAGAGATGAACATATAAGCACTATTTTAAATCAAAGTTTGATTCATATAAACGAATAA
- a CDS encoding bifunctional aconitate hydratase 2/2-methylisocitrate dehydratase: protein MDFFTRYNEEKSKRNEMGIPPLALSASDTKEICELLKSGDAKSDELINLLKNRVNPGVDDAAKIKAEFLNEIINHDLSINGIDKFQAIDMLKTMLGGYSVIVLISCLENKDEKVTKQAANTLKNTIFVHDYFNDILKLAKTNKYAKDILESWANAEWFKSKNDIPQKIQAVVFKVDGETNTDDLSPASEAFSRSDIPLHALAMLQKKVPDGIKQINKLKETKKQVVYVGDVVGTGSSRKSAINSIQWHIGTQIDGVPNKKTGGIIIGSTIAPIFFNTAQDSGALPIIANVDELKTGDEIEIYPYKGEIIKNGKVVSKFELIPNTIKDEVKAGGRIPLIIAKSLCYKARKALNLKDDEDIFIKPTQPQNDEKSGYTLAQKIVGRACGLKGVRAGMYVEPQTLTVGSQDTTGPMTRDEIKELASLGFNADFVLQSFCHTAAYPKPSDALTHKTLPNFMSSRGGVALKPGDGVIHSWLNRMVLPDTVGTGGDSHTRFPIGISFPAGSGLVAFAAVLGIMPLNMPQSVLVKFIGKMQPGITLRDLVNAIPYYAIKQGLLTVSKKNKKNIFAGKILEIQGLENLKVEQAFELSDASAERSAAACTVALKKEPVIEYLKSNIVLIDAMIKAGYENKETLERRKENMQKWLDNPELLKADKDAKYAQIIEINMNEITEPILACPNDPDDVATLSEILADPKRPKHIDEVFVGSCMTNIGHYRALGEILKGEGQIPTRLWVVPPTKMDQEKLKAEGYFSLFGTAGARIEVAGCSLCMGNQARVKDNAIVFSTSTRNFDNRMGMGAQVYLGSAELAAMCAILGRLPSKEEYLNMVPKKLEGKEHEIYKYLNFNELENFELK, encoded by the coding sequence ATGGACTTCTTTACTCGCTACAATGAAGAAAAAAGTAAAAGAAATGAGATGGGAATTCCCCCTTTAGCCCTAAGTGCGTCTGATACAAAAGAAATTTGTGAGCTATTAAAAAGTGGTGATGCAAAAAGCGATGAACTTATAAATCTACTAAAAAATCGCGTAAATCCGGGCGTAGATGACGCTGCTAAAATCAAAGCTGAATTTCTAAATGAGATTATAAACCACGATTTATCGATAAATGGTATAGATAAATTTCAAGCCATAGATATGCTAAAAACAATGCTTGGCGGATATAGTGTTATTGTTTTGATATCTTGTTTAGAAAATAAAGATGAAAAAGTTACTAAACAGGCTGCAAATACACTTAAAAATACAATTTTTGTTCATGATTATTTTAACGATATCTTAAAACTAGCCAAAACAAACAAATACGCCAAAGATATCTTGGAATCATGGGCAAACGCGGAGTGGTTTAAATCAAAAAATGATATACCGCAAAAAATACAAGCAGTGGTATTTAAAGTTGATGGGGAGACAAATACAGATGATTTAAGTCCAGCAAGTGAAGCTTTTAGTCGTAGCGACATACCGCTTCATGCTCTAGCAATGTTACAAAAAAAAGTCCCAGATGGTATAAAACAGATAAATAAACTTAAAGAAACTAAAAAGCAAGTAGTTTATGTTGGAGATGTTGTGGGAACAGGAAGTAGTAGAAAAAGTGCGATTAATTCTATCCAGTGGCATATAGGAACACAAATAGATGGTGTGCCAAACAAAAAAACAGGTGGAATCATCATAGGCTCAACCATTGCTCCGATATTTTTTAATACAGCACAAGATAGCGGTGCCTTGCCGATTATAGCAAATGTTGATGAGTTAAAAACAGGAGATGAGATAGAAATTTATCCTTATAAAGGCGAAATTATAAAAAATGGTAAAGTTGTAAGTAAATTTGAACTTATCCCAAATACAATAAAAGATGAGGTTAAAGCAGGTGGGCGAATACCTTTAATAATCGCAAAATCGCTATGCTACAAAGCTAGAAAAGCTTTAAATTTAAAAGATGATGAAGATATTTTTATAAAACCAACTCAACCTCAAAATGATGAAAAAAGTGGCTACACTCTTGCTCAAAAAATAGTTGGTCGTGCTTGTGGATTAAAAGGCGTAAGAGCTGGAATGTATGTAGAACCACAAACCTTAACGGTTGGCTCACAAGATACAACTGGACCGATGACAAGAGATGAGATAAAAGAGTTGGCAAGTCTTGGATTTAACGCTGATTTTGTACTTCAAAGCTTCTGTCATACAGCAGCTTATCCAAAACCAAGTGATGCACTAACACATAAAACATTACCAAATTTTATGAGTTCAAGAGGCGGTGTTGCGTTAAAACCAGGAGATGGAGTAATTCACTCGTGGTTAAATAGAATGGTTTTACCAGACACTGTAGGAACAGGCGGTGATAGCCATACGAGATTTCCTATAGGCATAAGTTTTCCTGCAGGAAGTGGACTTGTAGCATTTGCAGCAGTTTTAGGAATAATGCCTTTAAATATGCCTCAATCTGTTCTAGTTAAATTTATAGGAAAAATGCAACCTGGTATAACACTAAGAGATCTTGTAAATGCTATACCATATTATGCTATAAAACAAGGACTTTTGACAGTATCTAAAAAAAATAAAAAAAATATATTTGCAGGTAAAATTTTAGAAATACAAGGACTTGAGAATTTAAAAGTTGAACAAGCTTTTGAGTTAAGTGATGCAAGTGCTGAAAGAAGTGCTGCAGCTTGCACTGTTGCACTCAAGAAAGAGCCAGTAATTGAATATCTAAAATCAAATATAGTTTTAATAGATGCAATGATAAAAGCAGGCTATGAAAACAAAGAAACTTTAGAACGCAGAAAAGAAAATATGCAAAAATGGCTTGATAATCCAGAACTTTTAAAAGCAGACAAAGACGCAAAATATGCTCAAATCATAGAGATAAATATGAATGAAATAACTGAGCCAATTTTAGCTTGTCCAAATGATCCTGATGATGTTGCAACACTTAGTGAAATTTTAGCTGATCCAAAAAGACCAAAACATATTGATGAAGTTTTTGTTGGAAGCTGTATGACAAATATCGGTCATTACAGGGCTTTAGGGGAAATTTTAAAAGGCGAGGGGCAGATACCTACTAGACTTTGGGTTGTTCCTCCAACTAAAATGGATCAAGAAAAATTAAAAGCAGAGGGTTATTTTAGCCTTTTTGGTACAGCTGGAGCTAGAATAGAAGTTGCTGGATGTTCTCTTTGTATGGGAAATCAAGCACGAGTAAAAGATAATGCGATAGTATTTTCAACATCTACTAGAAACTTTGATAACAGAATGGGAATGGGGGCACAGGTTTATCTAGGAAGTGCGGAACTTGCAGCAATGTGTGCAATACTAGGAAGACTGCCGAGCAAAGAAGAATATCTAAATATGGTTCCAAAAAAATTAGAAGGAAAAGAACACGAAATTTACAAATATTTAAATTTCAATGAGTTAGAAAATTTTGAATTAAAATAA
- a CDS encoding methylated-DNA--[protein]-cysteine S-methyltransferase, whose product MQKSYMKTPVGNLEIMADEIGIREINFTNNFINLDTKNTHIKKCIKELNEYFSGNLREFSVNLHIVATQFQRSVYEALLCIKYGKTATYGDIAKMINLPKSYRAVGNANSKNKIPIIIPCHRIVSQNSIGGYSGGIEIKKFLLDLESKFN is encoded by the coding sequence ATGCAAAAATCTTATATGAAAACACCTGTTGGAAATTTAGAAATTATGGCTGATGAAATAGGAATTCGTGAGATAAATTTCACAAACAATTTTATAAATTTAGATACAAAAAATACCCATATAAAAAAATGCATAAAAGAACTTAACGAATATTTTAGTGGAAATTTGAGAGAATTTAGTGTAAATTTACATATAGTTGCAACACAATTTCAAAGAAGTGTTTATGAGGCTTTGCTTTGCATAAAATATGGCAAAACAGCAACTTATGGAGATATAGCGAAAATGATAAATTTGCCAAAATCTTACAGGGCTGTTGGAAATGCAAACTCAAAAAATAAAATTCCAATCATTATCCCATGCCACAGAATAGTCTCTCAAAACTCAATTGGCGGATATTCTGGTGGCATAGAAATAAAAAAATTTTTACTAGATTTGGAGAGTAAATTTAACTGA
- a CDS encoding heavy metal translocating P-type ATPase produces the protein MKKDISFICVCIFIVIVSFFIENNILKTSFLAISYIVVGYDVLLNGVKTLTKKSFLDENFLMSIASLGAFFIGEQLEAVGVMLFYKIGETFERYSLNKSRNSLKDAMKLMPEYANLKLDNGEHKKVDPNSINIGDIILIKPGEKVPIDGIIISGNSSLNTSAITGEPIPKELKTGDEITSGYVNINGLLEVKVTKNFENSTIAQILELVEDATTKKSKQEKFITKFARVYTPIVVFVAIFITIVPPFFTGEVKEWLYRALIFLVVSCPCALVISVPLSFFGGIGASSKKGILVKGSNFLDVLSKAKTFVFDKTGTLTKGEFMVDEVVSVCKFSKNDILEFAALSQLYSSHPIGISLIKYAKNLDINLDENLVSNLEEIPGFGIKADIKGSRVLIGNANLLKDFVLPKLDKTSTFIAINGEFAGYITFKDEIRYDAITTIKYLKSKKIKTFMLTGDKENSAKLIATKLGIDHVFAELTPMKKVEILESLMDKKAKNETICYIGDGINDAPVLARADVGISMFGSSAAIEAGDIVLLDSSLNKLKTALQISKKTINIAYENIIFSIGIKIFVLILAIFGFASMWAAIFADVGVTILAILNSFRVFAYAKKI, from the coding sequence ATGAAAAAAGATATAAGTTTTATTTGTGTTTGTATTTTTATAGTTATTGTTTCATTTTTTATAGAAAATAATATTTTAAAAACTAGTTTTTTGGCAATTTCGTATATTGTTGTAGGATACGATGTTCTTTTAAATGGCGTTAAAACATTAACAAAAAAATCTTTTTTAGATGAGAATTTTTTGATGAGTATAGCATCTCTTGGAGCTTTTTTCATAGGAGAGCAGTTAGAAGCAGTTGGCGTAATGTTGTTTTATAAGATAGGCGAAACTTTTGAACGCTACTCATTAAATAAATCAAGAAATTCTCTAAAAGATGCGATGAAGCTTATGCCAGAATATGCAAATTTAAAACTAGATAACGGCGAGCATAAAAAAGTTGATCCAAATTCTATCAATATAGGCGATATTATACTCATAAAACCAGGGGAAAAAGTGCCAATTGATGGCATTATAATAAGCGGTAATTCATCTTTAAACACCTCAGCTATCACAGGAGAGCCCATTCCAAAAGAACTTAAAACTGGCGATGAAATAACAAGTGGATATGTAAATATAAATGGGCTTTTAGAAGTTAAGGTTACAAAAAACTTTGAAAACTCAACTATAGCCCAAATTTTAGAGCTTGTAGAAGATGCTACAACAAAAAAATCAAAACAAGAAAAATTTATAACCAAATTTGCTAGAGTTTATACGCCCATTGTAGTTTTTGTGGCAATATTTATAACTATTGTTCCGCCATTTTTTACTGGCGAGGTTAAAGAATGGCTTTATAGAGCGTTAATATTTCTAGTAGTTTCTTGTCCTTGTGCTCTTGTGATATCTGTACCACTTAGTTTTTTTGGAGGTATAGGAGCGTCAAGTAAAAAAGGAATTTTGGTAAAAGGAAGTAATTTTTTAGATGTGCTTTCAAAGGCAAAAACTTTTGTTTTTGATAAAACCGGAACGCTTACAAAGGGCGAATTTATGGTTGATGAGGTGGTAAGTGTTTGTAAATTTAGTAAAAATGATATACTTGAGTTTGCGGCTTTATCACAACTTTACTCATCTCATCCCATCGGCATTTCGCTTATAAAATATGCAAAAAATTTGGATATAAATTTAGATGAAAATTTAGTTAGTAATTTAGAAGAAATTCCCGGATTTGGCATAAAAGCAGATATAAAAGGAAGTAGGGTTTTGATTGGGAATGCAAATTTACTAAAAGATTTTGTACTTCCAAAACTTGATAAAACTTCTACTTTTATAGCAATAAATGGAGAATTTGCGGGATACATTACATTTAAAGACGAGATAAGATATGATGCTATAACAACTATAAAATATCTCAAAAGCAAAAAAATAAAAACATTTATGCTAACAGGAGATAAAGAAAACTCAGCAAAACTTATAGCAACAAAACTTGGGATAGACCATGTTTTTGCAGAGCTAACACCGATGAAAAAAGTTGAAATTTTAGAAAGCTTGATGGATAAAAAAGCAAAAAATGAAACTATCTGTTATATAGGAGATGGTATAAATGATGCTCCTGTTTTAGCGAGAGCTGATGTGGGTATATCTATGTTTGGAAGTAGTGCCGCAATAGAAGCTGGAGATATAGTTTTGCTTGATAGTAGTTTAAATAAACTAAAAACAGCCTTGCAAATTTCTAAAAAAACTATAAATATAGCCTACGAAAATATCATTTTTAGTATAGGCATAAAGATATTTGTGCTTATTTTGGCTATTTTTGGTTTTGCATCTATGTGGGCAGCAATATTTGCAGATGTTGGAGTTACGATACTTGCCATACTAAACTCATTTAGGGTTTTTGCTTATGCTAAAAAGATTTAA
- a CDS encoding bifunctional 3,4-dihydroxy-2-butanone 4-phosphate synthase/GTP cyclohydrolase II: MALVSVEQAIDDLKQGKMLVMVDDEDRENEGDIIFAATFSDTQKVNFTITHAKGVLCTPISEQIAKKFDLAPMVSSNTSSHETAFTVTIDAKEATTGVSAYERDMTIKLMCSPTATADDFVRPGHIFPLIAKNGGVLVRTGHTEGCVDLCKLAGLMEVAICCEIVKDDGSMARRDDLELFCEKFGLHMVAISDIVKYRLQNETLINIEKSSNVKLAGYEVMQYEIKDHLDRTHFAFVFGNISKRSVVKFEKISSNVDFMTNKKYDDLMKSLEILNEKNGILLFLDDGNDSKNLIKNYGIGAQILKHFGITQIDMISSSSKKEFVGIKGFNLDIVSYIS; this comes from the coding sequence ATGGCTTTAGTAAGCGTAGAACAAGCAATTGATGATTTAAAACAAGGAAAAATGCTTGTGATGGTTGATGATGAAGATAGAGAAAATGAAGGAGATATAATTTTTGCAGCTACTTTTAGCGATACACAAAAAGTAAATTTTACTATAACACACGCAAAAGGGGTGCTTTGCACACCAATAAGCGAACAAATAGCAAAAAAATTTGATCTTGCACCTATGGTTAGTTCAAACACATCTTCACACGAAACAGCTTTTACTGTTACTATAGATGCAAAAGAAGCAACAACGGGCGTTAGTGCTTATGAAAGAGATATGACAATAAAACTTATGTGCTCACCCACTGCAACTGCTGATGATTTTGTGCGTCCTGGGCATATTTTTCCGCTAATTGCAAAAAACGGTGGCGTTTTAGTTAGAACTGGTCACACTGAGGGTTGTGTGGATTTATGTAAATTAGCTGGGCTTATGGAAGTTGCGATATGCTGCGAGATTGTAAAAGATGATGGAAGCATGGCTAGAAGAGATGATTTGGAGCTGTTTTGCGAAAAATTTGGACTACATATGGTTGCGATATCTGACATAGTAAAATACAGACTCCAAAATGAAACTCTAATAAACATAGAAAAATCCTCTAATGTTAAATTAGCTGGATATGAAGTTATGCAATATGAGATAAAAGATCATTTAGATAGAACTCATTTTGCTTTTGTTTTTGGAAATATTTCTAAAAGAAGCGTTGTAAAATTTGAAAAAATATCATCAAATGTAGATTTTATGACAAATAAAAAATATGACGACCTTATGAAAAGTTTAGAAATTCTTAACGAAAAAAATGGCATTTTGCTATTTTTGGATGATGGCAATGATAGTAAAAATTTAATAAAAAACTATGGTATAGGAGCTCAAATTCTAAAACATTTTGGCATAACGCAAATTGATATGATTAGTTCAAGCTCTAAAAAAGAATTTGTTGGTATAAAGGGCTTTAACCTAGATATAGTTTCATATATCAGTTAA
- a CDS encoding universal stress protein, with the protein MKKIIACIDSSSLNKNVCESAINIAKMLNLKIYFLNVNEVLQDYATSFAMMGVMDPTHQYHIDYEIIKELNESKDRAAELKNTLGLYNKFALNSGLDSQIIQEEGDLVVKIQSLCDDESILVIGNSASSNQISRNLFDIIKYAKSPIFTLSSNIQKVDKILVAYDGSNTSDKILDFVCKNFKNAEKIILNLNESKEKSDQILSKAKETYSDENLKFISIHGSIDEMLDFANKNEIDLIACGAFNSNPIKRFFFGSFSAELIEESKLPNSNNFIKNI; encoded by the coding sequence ATGAAAAAAATTATAGCTTGTATAGACAGCAGTTCGCTTAATAAAAATGTGTGTGAAAGTGCTATAAATATAGCTAAAATGTTAAATTTAAAAATTTATTTTTTAAATGTTAATGAAGTTTTGCAAGATTATGCAACATCTTTTGCAATGATGGGAGTTATGGATCCAACTCATCAATATCACATAGATTATGAGATTATAAAAGAGTTAAATGAAAGCAAAGATAGAGCAGCTGAGTTAAAAAATACTTTAGGCTTATACAATAAATTTGCACTAAATAGCGGTCTTGATTCTCAAATCATACAAGAAGAAGGCGATTTGGTTGTAAAAATACAATCTCTTTGTGACGATGAAAGCATACTTGTAATAGGAAATAGTGCGAGTTCTAATCAAATAAGCAGAAATTTATTTGACATTATAAAATATGCGAAATCTCCTATTTTCACTCTAAGCTCAAACATACAAAAAGTTGATAAAATCCTAGTAGCTTATGATGGATCTAATACAAGTGATAAAATACTTGATTTTGTTTGCAAAAACTTCAAAAATGCAGAAAAAATAATATTAAATTTAAACGAGAGCAAGGAAAAATCCGATCAAATTTTATCTAAAGCAAAAGAAACTTATAGTGATGAAAATCTCAAATTTATAAGTATTCACGGAAGTATCGATGAGATGCTTGATTTTGCAAATAAAAATGAGATAGATTTGATAGCTTGTGGGGCATTTAACTCAAATCCTATAAAAAGATTTTTCTTTGGAAGCTTTTCTGCAGAATTAATAGAAGAATCAAAATTACCAAATAGTAACAATTTCATAAAAAATATATAA
- a CDS encoding cation transporter encodes MCKKFTLKNLECANCASKMEEQISKINGVQSVSINFITTKMKLNYDENMEDEILNRCQSIISKIEPNTIMEIL; translated from the coding sequence ATGTGTAAAAAATTCACACTTAAAAATTTAGAATGTGCTAATTGTGCTTCTAAAATGGAAGAACAAATATCAAAAATAAATGGCGTCCAAAGTGTTAGTATAAATTTCATAACAACTAAAATGAAGCTAAATTATGATGAAAATATGGAAGATGAAATTTTAAACAGATGTCAAAGTATCATTTCTAAAATAGAGCCAAATACTATTATGGAAATTTTATAA